A DNA window from Bacteroides cellulosilyticus contains the following coding sequences:
- the purU gene encoding formyltetrahydrofolate deformylase, with the protein MMKTAKLLLHCPDKPGILAEVTDFITVNKGNIIYLDQYVDHVENIFFMRIEWELKNFLIPQEKIEDYFATLYAQKYEMFFRLYFSDAKPRMAIFVSKMSHCLFDLLARYTAGEWNVEIPLIISNHPDLQHVAERFGIPFYLFPITKETKEEQEKKEMELLAKHKVNFIVLARYMQVISERMIDAYPNRIINIHHSFLPAFVGAKPYHAAFERGVKIIGATSHYVTTELDAGPIIEQDVVRITHKDTVEDLVNKGKDLEKIVLSRAVQKHIERKVLAYKNKTVIFS; encoded by the coding sequence ATGATGAAAACGGCCAAACTGTTACTTCACTGTCCCGACAAACCGGGAATTCTGGCAGAAGTGACAGACTTTATAACGGTAAACAAGGGAAATATTATCTATCTGGACCAATATGTCGATCATGTGGAGAATATCTTTTTCATGCGTATCGAATGGGAATTGAAGAACTTCCTGATACCGCAAGAGAAAATTGAAGATTATTTTGCTACGCTGTACGCACAGAAATATGAAATGTTTTTCCGTCTCTATTTCTCGGATGCGAAACCACGCATGGCGATATTTGTGTCTAAGATGTCGCATTGCCTGTTCGATTTGCTGGCACGCTATACGGCAGGAGAGTGGAACGTCGAGATTCCTCTTATTATAAGCAACCATCCCGACCTGCAACATGTAGCCGAACGTTTCGGAATACCTTTCTATCTGTTCCCTATTACAAAGGAGACAAAAGAAGAACAGGAGAAAAAAGAAATGGAATTGCTGGCAAAACATAAGGTGAACTTTATTGTACTGGCGCGTTATATGCAGGTGATTTCAGAGCGGATGATTGATGCCTATCCCAATCGGATTATCAATATTCATCACTCTTTCCTTCCTGCATTTGTGGGAGCAAAACCCTATCATGCAGCATTTGAACGTGGTGTGAAGATCATTGGTGCTACCAGTCATTATGTAACAACAGAATTGGATGCAGGACCGATCATTGAACAAGATGTGGTTCGTATCACTCATAAAGATACTGTAGAAGATCTTGTAAATAAGGGGAAAGACCTGGAAAAGATTGTTCTCTCACGTGCCGTGCAGAAGCATATTGAGCGCAAGGTACTGGCATATAAGAATAAAACAGTGATATTTAGTTAA
- the hisA gene encoding 1-(5-phosphoribosyl)-5-[(5-phosphoribosylamino)methylideneamino]imidazole-4-carboxamide isomerase, with translation MIELIPAIDIIDGKCVRLSQGDYASKKVYNENPVEVAKEMEAHGIRRLHVVDLDGAASHHVVNYNVLNRITSQTSLIVDFGGGVKSDEDLKIAFENGAQMVTGGSIAVKNPELFCHWLEVYGSEKIILGADVKDRKIAVNGWKDESACELFPFLKEYVEKGIQKVICTDISCDGMLQGPSIKLYKEMLEEHPDLYLIASGGVSSMEDIRALETAGVPAVIFGKALYEGRITLKEIERFMISDL, from the coding sequence ATGATAGAGCTTATTCCTGCAATAGATATTATCGACGGAAAGTGTGTACGCCTTTCACAAGGCGACTATGCTAGTAAGAAGGTGTATAACGAAAATCCGGTAGAAGTGGCCAAAGAGATGGAGGCGCACGGTATTCGCCGGCTTCATGTGGTAGACTTGGACGGAGCGGCTTCTCATCATGTAGTCAATTATAATGTTTTGAATAGAATCACCTCACAGACTTCCCTGATAGTTGATTTCGGTGGTGGTGTGAAAAGTGATGAAGACTTGAAGATAGCTTTTGAGAATGGGGCGCAGATGGTTACAGGCGGCAGTATTGCGGTGAAAAATCCTGAGTTGTTCTGCCATTGGCTGGAAGTTTACGGCAGTGAGAAGATAATTCTTGGTGCGGATGTGAAAGACCGGAAGATAGCTGTGAATGGCTGGAAGGATGAAAGTGCTTGTGAATTGTTCCCTTTCCTGAAAGAATATGTAGAGAAAGGCATTCAGAAAGTAATTTGCACGGATATTAGTTGTGACGGTATGTTGCAGGGGCCTTCTATTAAACTGTATAAGGAAATGCTGGAAGAACATCCCGACCTTTACCTGATAGCAAGTGGCGGTGTCAGCAGTATGGAAGATATACGTGCATTGGAGACGGCTGGGGTACCGGCTGTTATTTTTGGTAAGGCTCTGTATGAAGGGCGTATTACTTTGAAGGAAATTGAAAGATTTATGATTTCTGATTTATGA
- a CDS encoding GyrI-like domain-containing protein, whose product MAKVTDIMLLQQPEQTAIIVEKCADMNSLGQYIGEGFMRIGTYLKEMNELPSDIPFVEYSAYEEMTTDKIQMVIGFYTANPLPDKGDMRSIIIPSRKVVVCLHKGSYDELANLYNEMAAWIKIKGYEPTGTSVEHYYTGPEVPEKEHVTRVVMPLK is encoded by the coding sequence ATGGCGAAAGTAACAGACATTATGCTCCTGCAACAGCCGGAGCAGACGGCCATTATTGTGGAAAAATGTGCCGACATGAATTCTTTGGGGCAGTATATTGGAGAAGGTTTCATGCGAATAGGAACTTATCTGAAAGAAATGAATGAACTGCCTTCGGATATACCATTTGTGGAGTATTCGGCTTATGAAGAGATGACAACTGATAAGATCCAAATGGTTATCGGATTTTATACGGCAAATCCGCTTCCGGATAAAGGTGATATGCGAAGCATTATTATTCCGTCAAGAAAAGTAGTAGTTTGTTTGCATAAGGGTTCGTATGATGAATTGGCAAACCTCTATAATGAAATGGCGGCGTGGATAAAGATAAAAGGATATGAACCGACAGGGACGAGTGTGGAGCATTATTATACCGGACCGGAGGTGCCTGAAAAGGAACATGTCACAAGGGTAGTGATGCCATTAAAGTAG
- the hisF gene encoding imidazole glycerol phosphate synthase subunit HisF translates to MLAKRIIPCLDIKDGQTVKGTNFVNLRQAGDPVELARAYSEQGADELVFLDITASFEGRKTFAELVKRIAANISIPFTVGGGINELSDVDRLLNAGADKISINSSAIRRPELIDEIAKNFGSQVCVLAVDAKQTEKGWWCYLNGGRVETDKELFTWTKEAQERGAGEILFTSMNHDGVKTGYANEALAEMSDNLSIPVIASGGAGAKEHFRDVFLQGKADAALAASVFHFGEIKIPDLKSYLCAQGISMRTV, encoded by the coding sequence GTGTTAGCGAAAAGAATTATCCCCTGTCTCGATATCAAAGACGGACAAACAGTGAAAGGAACCAATTTCGTCAATTTGCGTCAAGCGGGCGATCCGGTGGAACTGGCACGTGCGTATAGTGAGCAAGGTGCTGATGAATTGGTTTTTCTGGATATAACAGCCAGTTTCGAAGGTCGCAAGACATTTGCAGAGTTGGTGAAGCGCATTGCTGCCAATATTAGTATTCCGTTTACGGTAGGTGGCGGTATCAACGAATTGAGTGATGTAGACCGTCTGCTGAATGCCGGTGCAGATAAGATTTCTATCAATTCTTCTGCAATTCGCCGTCCCGAACTGATTGATGAAATAGCTAAGAACTTCGGTTCGCAGGTATGTGTGTTGGCGGTAGATGCCAAACAAACTGAAAAAGGCTGGTGGTGCTATCTGAATGGAGGCCGCGTAGAAACAGATAAAGAACTGTTTACCTGGACCAAAGAAGCTCAGGAGCGTGGTGCCGGAGAAATACTTTTCACCAGCATGAATCATGATGGCGTAAAGACCGGATACGCTAATGAAGCGCTTGCTGAAATGTCTGATAACCTCTCTATTCCGGTGATTGCATCGGGCGGAGCAGGAGCAAAAGAGCATTTTCGTGATGTGTTTTTGCAAGGAAAAGCAGATGCGGCGTTGGCAGCCAGCGTTTTTCATTTCGGAGAAATTAAAATTCCCGATTTAAAATCGTATCTTTGCGCCCAGGGAATCTCGATGCGAACGGTGTAA
- the hisH gene encoding imidazole glycerol phosphate synthase subunit HisH, which translates to MKVAIIKYNAGNIYSVDYALKRLGVEAVVTADKNELRAADKVIFPGVGEAETTMKFLRASGMDALIKELRQPLLGICLGMQVMCRHSEEGGDVDCLGIFDTEVKRFVPQKHEDKVPHMGWNTLTETNSGLFKGFTKEEFVYFVHSFYIPVNEYTAAVTDYIQPFSAALHKDNYYATQFHPEKSGGVGERILRNFLEL; encoded by the coding sequence ATGAAAGTAGCGATTATCAAATATAATGCGGGTAATATTTATTCGGTGGATTATGCACTGAAGCGTTTGGGCGTGGAGGCTGTGGTAACGGCGGATAAAAATGAATTGCGTGCGGCGGACAAAGTGATCTTTCCAGGTGTGGGCGAGGCGGAAACAACCATGAAGTTTCTGCGTGCCAGTGGTATGGATGCATTGATTAAGGAACTTAGACAACCTCTTTTAGGGATATGTCTGGGTATGCAAGTGATGTGTCGCCATTCTGAAGAAGGAGGAGATGTGGATTGTCTGGGGATTTTTGATACGGAAGTGAAGCGTTTCGTTCCACAGAAGCATGAGGATAAAGTGCCTCACATGGGTTGGAATACGCTTACTGAGACGAACAGTGGCTTATTCAAAGGTTTTACAAAAGAAGAGTTTGTCTATTTTGTGCATAGCTTCTACATTCCGGTCAATGAATATACAGCTGCTGTGACGGATTATATACAACCGTTTAGCGCTGCCTTGCATAAGGATAATTATTACGCTACCCAATTCCATCCGGAGAAGAGTGGGGGTGTGGGAGAACGTATCCTGCGCAATTTTTTAGAATTATAA
- a CDS encoding AAA family ATPase codes for MEENTEKRVDLTLFSEKIQELKDRIASVIVGQEQMVDLVLTAVLANGHVLIEGVPGVAKTLLARLVARLVDADFSRIQFTPDLMPSDVLGTTVFNMKTNDFDFHRGPIFADIVLVDEINRAPAKTQAALFEVMEERQVSIDGATYPMGELYTILATQNPVEQEGTYKLPEAQLDRFLMKLTMDYPSLDEEVNILERHHTNAAFVKLEDITPAITKEELLSLRNLMKQVFIDRTLLQYIALIVQQTRTSKAVYLGASPRASVAMLQTSKAYALLQGRDFVTPEDIKFVAPYVLQHRLILTAEAEMEGYSPVKVTQRLIDKVEVPK; via the coding sequence ATGGAAGAGAATACAGAAAAACGGGTGGATCTAACTCTCTTTTCCGAGAAGATACAAGAGTTGAAAGACCGGATTGCTTCCGTTATTGTAGGGCAGGAACAGATGGTGGACTTGGTGTTGACCGCTGTGTTGGCAAATGGGCATGTGTTGATAGAAGGAGTGCCGGGAGTGGCGAAAACATTGTTGGCACGCCTGGTTGCCCGTCTGGTCGACGCAGATTTCAGCCGCATCCAGTTTACTCCGGATTTAATGCCGAGTGATGTGCTGGGTACAACGGTATTCAACATGAAAACCAATGATTTTGATTTCCATCGCGGTCCGATCTTTGCTGATATTGTACTGGTAGATGAAATAAATCGTGCTCCTGCCAAAACACAGGCTGCCTTGTTCGAGGTTATGGAAGAGCGTCAGGTCAGCATTGACGGAGCGACCTATCCGATGGGAGAACTTTATACGATTCTGGCTACACAGAATCCGGTGGAGCAGGAGGGGACTTATAAATTGCCCGAAGCACAACTTGACCGTTTTCTGATGAAGCTGACGATGGATTATCCCTCATTGGATGAAGAAGTGAATATTCTGGAGCGTCACCATACGAATGCTGCATTTGTGAAGCTGGAGGACATTACCCCGGCTATTACCAAAGAGGAGCTTTTATCGCTTCGTAATCTGATGAAGCAGGTGTTTATAGACCGTACATTGCTTCAGTACATCGCCTTGATTGTACAGCAGACGCGTACAAGTAAAGCTGTATATCTGGGGGCTTCTCCGCGTGCATCCGTGGCCATGTTGCAGACCTCGAAGGCTTATGCGCTTTTGCAGGGACGTGATTTTGTGACACCGGAGGATATCAAGTTTGTGGCTCCATACGTACTTCAGCATCGTCTCATCCTGACGGCGGAAGCTGAAATGGAGGGCTATTCACCAGTGAAAGTAACGCAACGCCTGATTGATAAGGTAGAAGTCCCGAAATGA
- a CDS encoding zinc finger domain-containing protein has product MLELPEVLTLSKQANDVLSGKTITQVFNATKPHKFTFYSGDPLEYGKLLVGKTILSSKGYGMFVDFYLSGNVIMNIGDGVSVRYYNPGDKVPANYQLLLTFEDESFLVFTVAMYGFISVYPDGVIDNKYYTISRESISPLSDAYTEAEFEKLFASAKRTLTAKALLATEQRIPGVGNGVMQDILFNAGIHPKQKVLDLSDGQKGVLFKSLKDTLMAMTSGRGRDTQTDLYGNEGGYKTILSSKTWKNPCPRCGSVIVKEAYLGGSVYYCPECQKIRKI; this is encoded by the coding sequence ATGTTAGAATTGCCAGAAGTACTTACACTGAGTAAGCAAGCCAATGATGTTTTAAGTGGTAAAACGATTACGCAAGTGTTCAATGCTACCAAGCCTCATAAGTTCACGTTCTATAGTGGCGATCCACTGGAGTATGGGAAGTTACTCGTCGGAAAAACGATTCTGTCGTCTAAGGGATATGGAATGTTTGTTGATTTTTACCTGTCGGGCAATGTGATAATGAATATCGGTGATGGGGTGAGCGTACGTTACTATAATCCGGGTGATAAAGTTCCTGCCAATTACCAATTGCTGCTGACTTTTGAAGATGAATCGTTTCTTGTATTCACGGTTGCTATGTATGGTTTTATCAGTGTCTATCCCGATGGCGTTATCGATAATAAATATTATACGATAAGTCGTGAAAGTATTTCTCCGTTGAGTGATGCTTATACGGAAGCGGAATTTGAGAAATTATTTGCTTCAGCCAAAAGGACATTGACGGCTAAAGCTCTGCTGGCTACCGAACAACGTATTCCGGGTGTAGGCAATGGGGTAATGCAGGATATTCTATTCAATGCCGGGATTCACCCGAAACAGAAAGTGCTTGATTTGTCGGATGGACAGAAAGGGGTACTTTTTAAATCTCTGAAGGATACCTTAATGGCTATGACTTCCGGAAGAGGTCGTGATACCCAGACGGATCTTTATGGAAATGAGGGAGGGTATAAAACGATTCTTTCTTCCAAAACATGGAAGAATCCCTGTCCGCGCTGTGGCAGTGTGATTGTGAAAGAAGCCTATCTTGGAGGGTCGGTTTACTATTGTCCTGAGTGTCAGAAAATAAGGAAAATATAA
- a CDS encoding GyrI-like domain-containing protein: MNQTVDKQYCQSCGMPLRFDVEEYLGTNADHSCSDEYCYYCLKDGNYTVDISMNEMVDIWVKYTDKYNWYSGTDYTPQELRTLLNKRLPTLKRWRQKEMTQHVHYEAVNGVRTYIDQNLFHELDPEQLAEMVHLSFFHFRKVFRNVTGENIGTYIQRLRLEYIAHLLIATGQSIEEIGMQTNYQTKFSLAKAFKKHFGISMSAYREKYKSVNAKQEPDSMPEAKIKRINTLKAVCIEVGDTFRDKYAYTTIWKQLLHYKAVHLQNGPGNRFVSISQDNPWVTPMEQRRFYIGVLVEGSVKSEGKLLLQEIPGGMYAVFRYKGSYSDLPEFYKTIYNQWFPYSMYHQKRPLTFEVYLNAPDETPVEGLLTEIYIPIDK, from the coding sequence ATGAATCAAACAGTGGACAAACAGTACTGCCAAAGTTGCGGGATGCCCCTCCGTTTTGATGTGGAAGAGTATTTAGGTACCAATGCCGATCACTCCTGCAGTGATGAGTATTGTTACTATTGTCTGAAAGATGGGAACTATACAGTGGATATCTCTATGAATGAAATGGTGGATATCTGGGTGAAATACACAGATAAGTACAATTGGTATTCGGGAACCGACTATACTCCACAAGAATTAAGAACCTTATTGAATAAGCGCCTTCCCACCCTGAAACGCTGGCGACAGAAAGAGATGACGCAACATGTTCACTATGAAGCTGTCAATGGGGTTCGGACTTATATTGATCAAAATCTCTTTCATGAACTCGATCCTGAACAGTTGGCTGAAATGGTTCACCTTTCATTCTTCCATTTCCGAAAGGTTTTCAGGAATGTTACCGGTGAGAATATCGGTACATATATCCAACGTTTACGGCTGGAATATATTGCCCATCTGCTTATCGCTACCGGACAGAGTATTGAAGAGATAGGTATGCAGACTAATTATCAGACAAAGTTTAGTCTGGCAAAGGCTTTTAAGAAGCATTTCGGCATTTCAATGTCAGCTTATCGCGAAAAGTATAAATCTGTCAATGCGAAACAAGAACCGGATAGTATGCCCGAGGCTAAAATTAAACGTATCAATACTTTGAAAGCCGTTTGCATAGAAGTAGGTGATACTTTTCGTGATAAATATGCTTACACTACAATCTGGAAGCAATTACTGCATTATAAAGCAGTTCATTTGCAGAATGGTCCCGGTAATCGTTTTGTGAGTATAAGTCAGGATAATCCTTGGGTTACACCGATGGAACAACGGCGGTTCTATATCGGGGTTCTGGTTGAAGGGAGTGTCAAGTCCGAAGGGAAATTATTACTTCAGGAAATTCCCGGAGGGATGTACGCTGTTTTCAGGTATAAAGGCAGTTATTCTGATTTACCTGAATTTTATAAGACGATCTATAATCAATGGTTTCCTTACAGTATGTATCATCAGAAACGTCCGTTGACGTTTGAGGTGTATCTTAATGCACCGGATGAAACACCGGTTGAGGGATTGCTGACGGAGATTTATATTCCTATTGATAAATAA
- a CDS encoding DUF4377 domain-containing protein, with protein sequence MKTKRLLGLLLLIQSITGFVACSDDEPQDKVKTVKMLISDKTGTYQPWGSDSPIDCMLVKEESESDYKTLDFQGITDFVYEKGYEYALWVEKRTLVDPPADGSSIVYKLIDVISKAKVEYEYTIKVDGPNPFILSPEGGEYEIPFTCKAKKFAEGSLVEDRYISLKGLRYNMGTNYGGLTRVVKDSDKVGFYKFVIEGIPRFNMKAAPVWYCGIYTPDADLLFGPEPEPIYKQLFEQPQTEGEDYFMYSVVFMSTGTFAE encoded by the coding sequence ATGAAGACAAAACGCTTATTAGGATTATTGCTATTAATCCAGTCAATCACTGGCTTTGTTGCTTGTAGTGATGATGAACCACAAGATAAAGTAAAAACTGTAAAAATGCTTATTTCTGACAAAACAGGTACTTATCAGCCTTGGGGAAGTGATTCTCCCATCGATTGTATGCTGGTGAAAGAAGAAAGTGAAAGCGACTACAAAACGCTGGATTTTCAAGGAATTACTGATTTCGTTTACGAAAAAGGCTATGAGTATGCTTTATGGGTTGAGAAAAGAACCTTGGTTGATCCTCCTGCGGATGGGAGTAGCATTGTCTACAAATTGATAGATGTAATATCGAAGGCAAAAGTAGAGTATGAATACACTATAAAAGTAGATGGCCCTAATCCTTTTATTCTGTCTCCCGAAGGTGGTGAATATGAAATACCTTTTACCTGTAAAGCAAAGAAATTTGCAGAGGGTAGCCTGGTTGAAGATAGGTATATTTCTTTAAAAGGGTTGAGATATAATATGGGTACCAATTACGGAGGACTGACAAGAGTCGTAAAAGATAGCGATAAGGTTGGGTTTTATAAATTTGTAATAGAAGGTATTCCGCGCTTTAATATGAAAGCGGCTCCTGTATGGTATTGTGGTATTTACACTCCGGATGCAGATTTACTTTTCGGACCTGAGCCTGAGCCTATTTATAAGCAACTATTTGAACAACCGCAAACAGAGGGTGAGGATTATTTTATGTATTCGGTAGTCTTTATGTCTACAGGCACATTTGCTGAATAA
- a CDS encoding DUF58 domain-containing protein — MILTRRFYMVLILIILLMGSGYAFAPLFTIGQGLLFVLLLSVLADGYMLYRIRGIRAFRQCSARFSNGDENAVNLRVESCYPYPVFAEVIDEVPFIFQQRNISFWVQLQANEGKQICYHLRPTSRGIYGFGQIRVFVTGRIGLLSRRYTCGEEQDIKVYPSYLMLHRYELLAMSDNLTELGIKRIRRVGHHTEFEQIKEYVKGDDYRTINWKASARRHELMVNVYQDERSQQIYSVIDKGRVMQQAFRGMTLLDYAINASLVLSYVAMRKEDKAGIVTFNEHFDSFVPASKASGQMQTLLENLYSQQTTFGETDFSSLCVHFNKHVSKRSFLVLYTNFSSMGSMNRQLAYLQQLNRQHRLLVVFFEDADMKTYIAAPAKDTEGYYRHVIAEKFAFEKRLIVSTLKQNGIYSLLTTPENLSIDVINKYLEMKSRQLL, encoded by the coding sequence ATGATTCTGACCCGTCGGTTTTATATGGTTCTCATCCTGATTATCCTGTTGATGGGTAGTGGGTATGCTTTTGCTCCGTTGTTTACCATCGGGCAGGGGTTGCTTTTTGTCCTCTTGCTGTCGGTGCTGGCAGACGGATATATGCTTTACCGGATTCGTGGGATTCGGGCATTCCGTCAATGTTCCGCTCGTTTTTCCAATGGGGACGAAAATGCGGTGAATCTTCGGGTGGAAAGCTGCTATCCGTATCCTGTCTTTGCGGAGGTTATCGATGAAGTACCTTTCATTTTTCAGCAGAGAAATATCAGTTTCTGGGTACAGCTTCAGGCGAATGAAGGAAAACAAATCTGTTATCATTTACGTCCGACAAGCCGGGGAATTTATGGTTTCGGACAGATTCGCGTATTCGTAACCGGTCGGATAGGTTTGCTCTCCCGGCGTTATACATGCGGAGAGGAGCAGGATATTAAAGTGTATCCTTCTTATCTGATGCTGCATCGCTATGAATTGCTGGCGATGAGTGATAATCTGACGGAGCTGGGAATCAAGCGTATTCGTCGTGTAGGGCATCATACAGAGTTCGAACAGATAAAAGAGTACGTCAAGGGGGATGACTACCGTACAATCAACTGGAAAGCCAGTGCCCGCCGGCATGAACTTATGGTGAATGTATATCAGGATGAACGTTCACAGCAGATTTACAGTGTGATAGACAAGGGAAGGGTTATGCAGCAGGCATTTCGCGGAATGACCTTACTGGATTATGCAATCAATGCTTCCTTAGTTCTTTCGTACGTTGCCATGCGGAAAGAGGACAAGGCAGGGATTGTGACTTTCAATGAACATTTCGATTCGTTTGTTCCGGCCTCAAAGGCTTCCGGTCAGATGCAAACTCTGCTTGAGAATCTCTATAGCCAGCAGACTACCTTTGGTGAAACGGACTTTTCCTCTCTCTGCGTGCATTTCAATAAACATGTCAGCAAACGCAGTTTCCTGGTTTTATATACCAACTTCTCCAGTATGGGAAGTATGAATCGCCAATTGGCTTATTTGCAGCAACTGAATCGTCAGCATCGCTTGCTTGTTGTTTTCTTTGAAGATGCTGATATGAAAACGTATATTGCCGCTCCTGCGAAGGATACGGAGGGATATTACCGCCATGTCATTGCAGAGAAGTTTGCTTTTGAGAAGCGTCTGATTGTATCTACACTGAAACAGAATGGTATCTATTCTTTATTGACTACACCTGAAAATCTCTCGATTGATGTGATAAACAAGTATCTGGAGATGAAATCAAGACAATTACTCTGA
- a CDS encoding class I SAM-dependent methyltransferase — MSNENKSIHEFDFSLICEYFSSVERQGPGSAETTIKALSFVEGLTDKSLIADLGCGTGGQTITLAQHTPGQITGIDLFPDFINQFNSNAEHFNLQDRVKGIIGSMDELPFRNEELDLIWSEGAIYNIGFEYGLNLWRSFLKKGGYIAVSEVSWFTDERPAEINDFWMDAYPEINTIPNKLAQMQKAGYIPVACFCIPENCWIEHFYMPQVEAQENFLRKYAGNQAAEELIANQRHEQQLYYKYKDFYGYVFYIGKKI, encoded by the coding sequence ATGAGTAACGAAAATAAATCTATTCACGAATTCGATTTTAGTTTAATCTGCGAATACTTTTCAAGTGTAGAACGTCAGGGACCGGGAAGTGCTGAAACGACAATCAAGGCTCTTAGCTTTGTTGAGGGGCTTACGGATAAATCTCTGATTGCTGATCTGGGTTGTGGCACAGGTGGCCAAACGATTACGCTGGCGCAACATACTCCGGGGCAAATCACAGGCATTGATTTGTTTCCTGATTTTATCAACCAATTCAATAGTAATGCCGAGCACTTTAACCTTCAGGATAGAGTGAAAGGTATTATTGGATCAATGGATGAACTCCCGTTCCGGAATGAAGAATTAGATCTTATCTGGTCGGAAGGAGCCATCTATAATATTGGTTTTGAATACGGGTTGAATCTATGGCGTTCGTTTTTGAAGAAAGGCGGTTATATTGCCGTATCAGAGGTATCATGGTTCACTGACGAACGTCCGGCTGAGATCAATGATTTCTGGATGGATGCTTATCCTGAAATAAATACGATTCCCAATAAGCTGGCACAGATGCAGAAGGCCGGATATATCCCTGTAGCCTGTTTCTGTATACCGGAAAATTGCTGGATCGAGCATTTCTATATGCCGCAGGTTGAAGCCCAAGAAAACTTTCTACGAAAATATGCGGGTAATCAGGCGGCTGAAGAACTGATTGCCAATCAGCGCCATGAGCAACAATTATACTATAAGTATAAAGACTTTTATGGTTATGTATTCTATATCGGAAAGAAAATCTAA
- the hisIE gene encoding bifunctional phosphoribosyl-AMP cyclohydrolase/phosphoribosyl-ATP diphosphatase HisIE, producing MKMDFDKMNGLIPAIIQDADTAKVLMLGFMNKEAYDKTVETGKVTFFSRTKNRLWTKGEESGNFLNVVSIKEDCDQDTLLIQVHPVGPVCHTGTDTCWGEKNEQPVMFLKHLQDFITKRHEEMPEGSYTTSLFESGVNKMAQKVGEEAVETVIEACNGTDERLIYEGADLIYHLIVLLTSKGYSLEDLARELQERHSASWKKH from the coding sequence ATAAAAATGGATTTTGATAAAATGAACGGACTTATTCCGGCAATCATACAAGACGCAGACACCGCTAAGGTGTTAATGTTGGGCTTCATGAATAAAGAAGCTTACGACAAAACGGTAGAAACCGGTAAAGTGACTTTTTTCAGCCGCACCAAGAACCGTCTTTGGACGAAAGGTGAGGAGAGTGGTAATTTCCTGAATGTTGTTTCTATCAAGGAAGACTGTGATCAGGATACATTGCTGATTCAGGTACACCCTGTGGGGCCGGTTTGCCATACAGGTACGGATACATGCTGGGGTGAGAAGAATGAACAGCCTGTAATGTTCCTGAAGCATCTTCAGGATTTTATTACTAAGCGCCATGAAGAGATGCCGGAAGGTTCTTACACAACCAGTCTGTTTGAGTCAGGTGTGAATAAAATGGCACAGAAAGTGGGTGAAGAAGCTGTGGAAACAGTGATCGAAGCTTGTAACGGAACTGATGAACGGTTGATCTATGAAGGAGCCGATTTGATATACCACCTCATCGTGTTGTTAACATCCAAAGGATACAGTTTGGAAGATTTGGCACGCGAATTGCAGGAACGTCATAGCGCTTCGTGGAAGAAACACTAA